A stretch of DNA from Paenibacillus sp. FSL W8-0186:
CTGGGGCCTCAGCAGGAGGAGGCCCGCGCCCGTGCGGGCGGGCCGAGCATCGCCGAGTGGCTCGCGGAGATGGCGGAGCAGGGCGGCCTGCATGCCCCGGGCCCGCAGTTCCACGACGTCCAGATCCAGCTGGACGCCGTGGAACCCCCGCCCCCGGACGAGGATGCCGAGGCCCTGGCCAAGCTGCTCCCCGGCGTGCGGGGCGCAGCTAAAGGCCTCGGCCTTGTACGCGAGGGCGTCATGCAGCGGGCCGAGGAGCTGGCGCGCCAGCTGCGGCATAAGCCTCGCTAGGCCACAGCCAAGCCTGGCGGGCGGCAAGCCCCCTTACGCGCCAGCAAAACAGGACAGCCGTCAAGGTTCCACTCCTTGACGGCTGTCCTGTTATATATCCCGGCTTATCCCGGGCTCGGGAAGAGACGCTTCGGCGGCGCCCATGATCTCTCTTCGCAGGCCGTGCATCTTCTTGTCGAGCGCATCGGCGGCTTTGGCCGCTTCCGTCAGCTCTTGAACGACGTGCGGCGGCACCTGCTTGTCATATTTGTAGAACAGAATATGCTCCATGCTGGCCCAGAAATCCATAGCCAGCGTGCGCATTTGAATCTCCACCTTCATCCAGCGCTGTCCCTCGAACAGCGTTAGCGGTACAGCAACGATCACATGGAGGCTCTGGTACCCGTTCGGCTTTGGCTTAGCGATATAGTCCTTGATCTCAATGATCGTAAGATCGTCGCGATGGCGCAGATGATCCAGCAGCTTGTAAATGTCCTTCACGAACGAAAAGACGATACGCATGCCGGCGATATCGTGAATTTTGTTCACCATATTATCAACGGTCATTTCGAGACCCTTGCGTTCCAGCTTGTCGAGTATGCTCTTCGGTTCCTTGATCCGCGTCTTGATATGTTCGATCGGGCTGTACCCGTTCAAAATTTTCCACTCGGTCTGAATCAGCTTGATCTTGTTCTTCAATTCATCCAGTGCGAGCTGATACAGCGTAGGAAGCTTCTTCCACTCCTCCAGCTTGCGCAGCTGGTCGTCTCCGATTTCCCATTGATACAACTCCCGCAAATCCAGCTGATTTAACAGGGCGCCTTTATCGTTAGCATCTACTCTGTCCAGGATAATCTACTCCTAAGCTAAAAAAATGGTTTCGTACGTTTCGTACTGCTCCCTTATTGTACCTTGAACGCCCTGGCAAAATCAAAGCGAATCATTTGTTTAGGGGACTTTTTCCGTTATAGCCGGGATCGTCATAATCAGAGTTATGCAGCTTGCCAAGGACGCCCAGACCGATGATGGACCGGCGGGTTTGTTCATCGCCGTACTGGTATAGCAGCGTATAGACCTCTATCATCCGAGCGTTAAATTGTTCTGTAGCATCGTCATGATCCGCGGATTTATAAGGGACCGGTGCGCGCCTGAACGTATAAATGTCCTCTTCTGACAGCTCCGCAATTTTGTCGCTTAGTTTGGCGAAATCTTCTTCGTCCAGCAGCACTCTGAATTCCGTGGAGTCCTGGTTAGGCGCTTCCTGGATGCTGCGGTGAGCGACGGATACATAATAGGGCTTTCTTCCTGTTTTCATCCGAAATTCCCCTCCAACCTCATTTTTCATTCGATTAATGTCTTTATACACAATGGTTCTGCAGCTGAATCAAAGGGAGGATTGGGATTTTCACTGGGCCGCCAAATCTGTTATGATAATTACGATTTCACAGATTGCGCAGTCAGCAAGCTGTTTAATAACAGAGAAGAAACATCCAAGCATTCCCGGCGAACGGGACAATATAGCACAACCACATCAAGGAGTCGGGGAACACGGGAGGAGTATGTCATGAAATTTTTACAGCGGATTAAAGATGGTGCGGGCAAGGTAACCGATAAGGCGCAGAACGCGGTCGAAATCGGACGCTTTAACACGCAGATCAATAATATTGAGCGTGAAATGGGCTTATACTTTCAAAGAATGGGCGAAGTATTCTACGAAGGATACCGTAATAAAGACATGTCGTTAGCGGAGAAGGAAATGATGGATCTAGCGAAAACCTGTGATCTGCTCGCCGAAGAACGGGATGAGATCCGGTGCAAAATCGCTGAGCTTAGAAACGAGCGCCTGTGCTCTTCCTGCGGCAAAGTGGTTACGGAAGAGGCGCTATTCTGCCAATACTGCGGACATAAATTGGGTAAGGCGAATAAGCCGGCGCAGGTTCGCATGGAAGCGGACGAGGAGGAGTCTGAGGCTAAGAACGAGCGGCTCAGCGATCCGCTCGCCCTGCTGGAAGAAGGTGCGCTGTTCAGCCATCTCGGTCAAGAGGAACCTGCCCGGTATGAAGAGGCCGAGCCGATTGATCCCGAGGAGGAAGAACGGCGGCTGCGGGAGCTGGAGCGGGAGCGCGAGCGCCAGGAGGAGCTGGATCGCCGGATTAGAACATGGAAAGAGAATGTGAAGCTGACGGAGCATGTCGCGGCAGCGAAGGAATCTCTGCGAGACGAGGCGAGCTGCCAAATATGTTCGGCGACGCTGGTAAAGGGAACGAAATGGTGTCCGCACTGCGGCTCAGAGCAAATTTAAGCAGGCCGGGACTGGCCGTCTGGCCAAAAGTTCACCGAGTTGTTATAAATGATGCCTGCTGCAGGGACATTTGAACCGTAGTAAATAGTAGGCGCCAGTCCGGATGGGGACGGCAGCTGCAGGGAAAGCTGTAATTGCGCCTCTGCTTACTATGTTACTTTTAGGAGTGTGGACACCATGGAATGTATCGTTCATTTTGAAGTGGAATACAAACAAAAGACCAAAGAGCTTCGCGGACTTATTTTCCTCGATAAGGGCAAAACGCCAACGGAGCAGGATTTTCTATCGATGTTCGGGGATATGGGGTACAAGCTTCGGCTTGCCGACCAAGAGAACTTGGTATTTTTGCCGACCGAGCCGAGTGCGGAATACCAGAAAGTCAGGATCCGCCGGCTGGATACCGGAGAAGAGAACTATCAGACGGACGGAGAGTTGAAATCGATCATATCGAATCTGCTTCCAAAGGATACGCGCCCCATCTAAGCGGCGCCAAGCGCCAGGAAAACGCTTATCTGTAAAATATTTGACCAATCCACGAAATACCTCTTTATTTCTATTGATTGTATGAGTTATACTACTAATCATTGTAGAGATAGTTTTCGACAAGATTCTTCATTAGCTTCTCGTATATGTGCAGGAATCGGCCTGCATGTTTCTACCTGATCACCGGAAATGATCGGACTACGGGGAGAATTCGTATTGCCGTGCCAAGGGCGGTTATTTGAGGTTGGCTCCTGACCTATACTTTGACCGCAGTTTGGCATGTCATCCCTGCATTAGGGCGAATTCTGCCAGGAGGTCCATTTCCCAGCCTTTGGGAACTGGGCTTTTTTTTATTCCGGTTAACGGTAACGGCATAATGAAGAGGATAGGAGACCAAGATAATTCAAGGAGGAAGAGAGATGAAGCTGCTCAAAGATAAGGTGATGGCGGAAGGGATCGTCCTGAGCGATCAGGTGCTGAAGGTGGATTCCTTTCTGAATCATCAGATGGATCCGGTGCTGATGAAAGAGGTTGGCGCCGAGTTTACACGGAGATTTGGCGATGAACGGATTACGAAGGTGCTGACGATTGAATCCTCGGGCATCGCGCCAGCGATCATGACATCTCTGGAACTGGGAGTGCCGATGATCTTTGCCCGCAAACATAAATCACTTACGCTGCGGGATAATATTCTGGTTGAGAAGGTCTACTCTTTTACGAAAAAAGAGAGCAACGAGATTACCGTGTCGAAGAAGTTTCTGAGCTCGGAGGACCGCGTGCTCATTATTGATGATTTCCTGGCTAATGGGGAGGCCGCCTTTGGCCTTGCCCGGATTGTGGAGCAGGTTGGCGCCAGCGTAGCTGGTATTGGCATCGTCATTGAGAAATCGTTCCAGCCTGGGGCAGGACTGCTCAATAAGGCCGGATACCGGGTTGAATCCCTGGTGCGCATCGCTTCATTGGAGAACGGTGCCGTTTCTTTTGTGGATTAATAAATAGACCAGATACGATATGGGGAGGAAAAGATATTTTTATGGAGCGGGAAGCCATTTTTCAAAGAAATAGACATCCATTCAAAACCTTATCGCTAGGCATTCAGCATGTGCTGGCGATGTATGCGGGCGCGGTTATCGTGCCGCTGATTGTCGGCAATGCGCTGCAGCTCAGCCATGAACAGCTTACGTATTTGATCGCTATCGATCTTCTGGCCTGCGGCGTAGCTACGCTTCTCCAGGTGTGGGGCAACCGCATCTTCGGGATCGGGCTGCCGGTTATGCTAGGCTGTGCGTTTCAGGCCGTGTCGCCGATGATCGCCATCGGTTTGACCGACGGGATGGGCGTATCGGCCATCTATGGGGCGATTATCGCTTCCGGGCTGTTCGTGTTCCTGTTTTCCGGATTGTTCGGTAAATTGATAGCCTTGTTCCCTCCAGTGGTTACAGGCTCCGTGGTGACGATTATCGGGGTGACCTTGATTCCGGTAGCATTGACGGACCTGGGAGGCGGCAATCCGGGGACGAATCCCGAATTCGGAAGCCCCTTGAACCTGTCGCTGGGCTTTGGCGTGCTGCTATTCATTATTCTGATGAACCGCTTTGCCAAAGGGTTTCTGCGTTCTATTTCCGTCCTGCTCGGCCTCATTGCCGGCACGATTGTCTCCGCGCTTGCGGGCGGTGTGAATCTCAAGCCGCTTCAAGAAGCGAGCTGGTTCCATATGCCCCAAATGTTCTATTTCGGGGCGCCGACATTTCACGCGTCAGCCATTCTGACGATGATTCTGGTTGCAATCGTTAGCGTTGCCGAATCGACCGGCGTATTTATGGCGCTTGGCAAAATCGTGGATAAGGATATTACATCGAAGGATTTGGCCCGCGGTTACCGGGCCGAGGGATTGGCGATCGTTCTGGGCGGATTGTTCAACTCCTTCCCATACACGACATATTCCCAGAACGTTGGACTGATTCAAATGAGCCGGGTCAAAACGCGCGATGTGATCGTCGTTGCCGGCAGCTTGCTCGTGTTGATCGGCTTCGTGCCGAAAATCGCCGCGCTGACCCAGCTTGTCCCGGCTTCCGTCCTCGGCGGAGCGATGATCGCCCTGTTTGGACTGGTACTGTCCTCGGGCGTACGCATGCTGGGGGATCAGGTAGATCTTAACCGTCATGAGAACCTGCTCATCATCGCCTGTTCAGTAGGCATGGGTCTCGGCGTTACCGTCGTGCCGGAAATTTTCCAGCGCGTGCCGGACTGGCTTCGCATTCTTGTTGACAACGGTATTGTTGCCGGCAGCTTCACCGCCATCGTGCTGAATCTGTTGTTTAACGGCTTCCGGGGGCATCAAGCCAAATCGGCACCTACACCAGGACAGCAGCCGACGGCGGCTGATGAAGCAGCTTCCGCGTCGGCACTATAACATCTATTAGCACGGGGCATGGTTTGTTCCGGCAAATGTAAGAGAATGACCAAGCCTGTGAAGGCTTGGTCATTTTTTGATCTCGGTCGTGAGCTTAAAACGGTTCGGCGCTGCTCCTACATCCGGTTCAACTGCTTCTCGGCAAGCTCGCCGATCCACGGCAGCTTAAGCCACTTGCCTTGCAGAGACGTCAGCATCAGCAGGAGCCAGAGCGCGATTCCAAGCGCGCTTAGCAGCAGCCCCACTACGATGCCGATCAACGGCAGGAAGCCGGCAGCGGCATGGGCGATCATGAGCCCGGCGAACAGCATCACGGATTGAAGCGCGTGAAAAAGCACGAAGCGGCTTCTTTTCTCTACCGCCAGGAATACGACGCCGCCGACAAAAGCGAACAGATAGCAGAGGAAGGCCGCTACATTTTCATACAGACCCGTTGAGGATTTGAAAGGGGACATGAGCATCTACCTTCTTTCTGTCAGTCAAATAAAGGGAATGGGACGGGTTCCCTGTCTCAATAGACAGTGTATGACGAGCCTGCTGTTTACAGAACGGATTGACATTAAAAATAGGATTGGCATATACTATATTACAATGCAAGATAGTTGGGGGATATGTTATGAACTTGAACTCTATGACTTACCTTGCAGTATAATATGCTACTCCCTGCTATCTTGCTTAACAAGTTAGTTGAATTTCTAAAAACTGCCGAACAGCCGGACTGTCGAATTACAATGTCGAGCTAACTGGAATGGTTGAGCTAACTGGATTGGAGAAATGATACATGACGACCTACAGCCAAATGCTAAAGGGCATTCTAGAGGGCTGCATATTGGCCTTGATGGAGAGAAAAGAGGTTTATGGGTATGAGCTTACGACATTGCTGGAGCAATCGGGCTTGTCGTTTGTTAGTGAAGGGAGCATCTACCCGCTGCTGCTGCGGATGCAGAAGGAAGGGCTGATCTGCGGTGAGTTACGGCAGGACGGGGTGTCCGGCGGACCGCCCCGGAAATATTACCGATTAACGGATGAAGGCGTGCAGTCGCTGCGGCAGTTTCGGAAATCCTGGGATGGGCTGCGGCAAAGCGTGGATCACGTACTGACGAAAGGAGCTGGCGGACATGAAGATTAATCAGATGGCAGAGGAGAATAACCGGCTGAGAGCGCAAATGACACCAGAGAATGAGGCGTATTTTGATAATATGGTTGTTTATTTACGCTCAAGCCGAGTCGATCAGGCTGAGGCAGAAGAGCTGCTTCTAGAGACGGCTCAGCACATGCTCGAGGCCCAGCGGCATGGGAAGACTGCTGCGGAGGTATTTGGAGAGGATCCGGAGCAGTACTTCCGAGAGCTGCTGGAACATTTGCCTAAGAGAAGCCTGCGGGAGGCGATATCGGAGTATGCGATGATCCCATGGATCGCCTTAACCTGGATGTTTGCGGTGCAGGCCTTGTTCGGCTTCATCGCCATGGGATTTGGGAACAAGACGGGTGCCTTCAACCGAATCAGCCTTTTTTCTGTGCTAATGCTGGTCTTTGCCTCGATTGCTGTAATTGAATTGGTGTTGAGGGTGCTGAAGCGCGATAGCGTCAAGCCGGTTGGTAAAGGGCGCGGCTTCAGTCTGAAGATTGCCGCGATTTATGGCGTCTATCTGGCGGCAGTCATATTAGCGGCAGTCTATTTGCACGATAAGCTGCCTGTTATTGAAGCAGCGCCATGGGTAAGCCTGGGGTTGTTCATCGTTGGCCTTCTCGGCCAGAAGTTTATTTTCATGCGAAATAATTCATGATAGCAACGATATTGTCGTTTTGCCTACAGCAGGGAGATCGACGTGCTGCCGGCCAGCGAGGAGGCAGGTGTGAACCACTGCTCGATAATGTCGCTGACGATCGTTTTGGCAGCCTCGGGTCTGCGCACAAGATCGATCTCCCCGTAAACATGGGCTAACCGCTCCTCGTTTAAGAGAAGCCCATCGATTTGGCGGATCAGGGTGCCTGGATCGTTCGCAATATGGGCGATTCCTTTGCTCTCTAAATACAGGGCGTTATTCAGCTCCTGGCCTGGTACAGGGCGGTACACGAAGATGGGAAGACGGCTGACAAGCGCTTCTGAGAGCGTAATTCCGCCCGGCTTCGTTACGATACAATGGCTCAGCTGCATTAGCTGGGCTATTTCGCTAATATAGCCGAACAGGTGGAAGTGCGGGTGCTGTCCGAGCTCCTGATCCAGCTTGCGGTGGAGCTCTTTGTTCCTTCCGCAGACGGCGATGACCTGATAGTTGTCTTTAGCGAGCAGTGTCTCGCAAATATCGCGGATGCCCTGCATGACGCCGAACGCCCCGGCCATGATCAGAATTGTTCGCCTCGAGGGATCGAGCCGGCAGAGCTGCTCTGTTGCCATATTGGGACTGCGACCGAAATCAGGCTTTAGCGGAATCCCGCTGACCAGCACCCGTTCCGCCGGAATGCCGCGTCTTACGAGATCCTGCATCAACTCCTCCGTAGCTACGTAATAACGATCCACGCCAGGGTGAACCCAGCGTCCGTGCAGGTCAAAATCGGTAACGATGTTGATCAGGGGGAGCTTCAGTCCCGTTTTTTTCAGCAATTTCGGCATGGCCAACTGGGGAAAAGTATGAATGATAAGGTCGGGCTCAATGCTGGAGATGGCCTGCTCAAGCTTCCTCATTCCGAGGGAATTGAGTACGCTCAACAAAGATGTATCCGGCTGCAGGTCCTTTGTGGCATTGTAGACCCAGCCATAGAGTAATGGCATCGTTTTGAAGCTCTGCATATATACGAACTTGGTCATTTCGTTCAGCAGAGGATGCGCCTCTGCCATCAAGTCCAGCAGTTCGACGTCCGTAATCCCCGACCGATGAAAGCTTGCTTCAAGGGCTTTGGAAGCCTGATAATGCCCCTCGCCATAGCTGGCATACATAATCAATACTTTGGGCGAGCCTGAGAGCATAGCTAAATCCCTCCCGATGAACTTAAGAATTGGTTATTCAGAAAATAAAGAATTCTAGTATTGCGGTTAGCTGTGCTTCAATGCAGGCATAATGAACTTTTCCAGCAGCGGCCTGGGGTTCTTCCAGCGGTTCAGATCGCTGGCCGCCGTAAATACGACAACGGCATCGAGCGAAGGGATCACATTGATTTGCTGTCCTCCATGCCCATGGGCATAGGCGAATGGAATCCCGTTTGCTTTGGTCGTCCACCAATGATAGCCATAACGGCCATAGCCGGGACTCTCTGGGGCTAAAGGAGTCATTGAGCGAGTCAGCCACTCGGCAGAGAGAAGCCGCTCGTGCTCCCATACGCCGCCCTGCAGGCAGAGCAGGCCGATCTTCGCCATGTCCCGTGCCGTTAAATGAAGTCCGATATGACCCATCGAATGGCCTTCGGGACTGGCGCTCCACGAAACATTTTCAATGCCGAGCGGACCGAACAAATATTTCCCGGCATACTCCGCCGCGCTCAGCCCTGTCCATTCCGTCAGCAATACGGAGAGAAGATGGCTATCTACACTACAGTATTGAAAGGTCCCGATTTTATGCTGCTCGATAGGGAGATGCATAATGTATTTTGTCCAATTTCGGCTCTGGTGCAAGCGATGGATGAGCGCTTCTCCCATTTTAACACCGGTTTTCCAATGAAATCCAGAGGTCATTGTGAGCAAATGACGCAAGGTTAGTTGTTCCCAGAGCGGATCCAGCGTCCGGTCAGCGTATTTCCGCAAATGTGCAGCGATGGGTTCATCGAGCTGCGGAAGGTCTCCCCGGTAGCTGGCAACGCCTAGCAGAAGGGAAAGGATCGACTTGGTGGCCGACCTTAAATCATGAAGGTCGTTCGACTCAAATCCGTTATAATAACGCTCGGTGAGCACGGCATCCTGCCGGGCTACGATGAAGCTGTGCATTTTAGGGAACCGTTGGATGATTTCTTCGTCCGCGGCACGAAACAGGCTGGCAGCCTCCTTGCTTGGAGCAGGGGGAGTGCAGTGTAAGCCAGCGGTGTGAGCCTTGGCAGAAGGAGCGGTAATGCTGCTGATGGACTGCATGTCATTTTCTCCTTTACTCAGTCTTATATATTTATTGTAACCAGAATTAAGGATAAGCAATAATTTTGCCGATTGTATAAGTATGCTGGGTTCTGATATTTTTCAAAAAAGGTGTGCGTATGGAAGAAAGCTGTAAGGCCTGAGCTGAATATGTTACAATATAAGAGATAGGAGGTTATTCCATCAAGTCTGCGGATTGTCCGGACTACTTGGACATGTGTGGTTGCCAGCTTGATTAAACAGGAATTTCTATGGGTATGTAATAGTGTCAGGTGCCTGCCGAGAAGGCGTAATGCAGCCCAAGACTTCATGAATCAACATCACTTTTCGGCGTTCTCGAAATCGGAGCATTAATTACAAGCGTTCTGGGAGGGAATATGTATGGCAACGAAAGGTCACAATGAAGTAAAGGAAAGTCTGCGGGAGATGACCCGGATATATAAGCCGAAAGACCCGAAAAAATTCGTAAAGGAATACGTCCGGAAATATCGCATCATGGGCGGCTATGAAGAGGAATTAACGGACTTGGTTGAACATGAAATGGGCAAGCTCAATTCAGTCAACTCGTCTGTATCTTGACCCTTCCTGCCGAGTGTCAAGCACTTGCAGTCGTTCATTTAATTAGGAACAATGGATATCCGTCTTGCAGCGTCATGCCGCAGGGCGGTTTTTTTCTGCTTGTTCCTACATATATTATAACAACGCTTATTAACGGGGTGTTAAAGCTCTCGAGAGGGGACGGAAATATTGAAAATCAACCTGAAGACGAAGGAAGAAATATTAAAAATCCGGGAAGCCGGCAAAATCCTTGCCGAGTGCCACGGCGAGCTTGCCAGCCGGATCCGCCCGGGAATGACGACGCTGGAAATCGACGAATGGGTGGAGCAGTACTTGGCTGGCAGAAAAGCAACGCCGGAGCAAAAGGGATACCGGGGGTACCCGTTTGCAACCTGTGCTTCGGTGAATGATGTTGTCTGCCATGGCTTCCCGAACCATCGCCAGCTCCAGAACGGCGATATCGTCACCATTGACATCGTCGTGAACAAGAATGGCTGGCTCGCCGATTCAGCCTGGTCTTACCGCATCGGAGAGGTTAGCGTAGAAGCTGACCGGCTGCTGACCGCCACGCATAAAGCCTTGGAGAAAGGCATCGCGCAGGCTGTGGCGGGCAACCGCGTGGGAGACATCAGCGCGGCGGTTCAAGGGGTGGCGAGAGAAGCAGGCATCGGCATCGTAAAGCCGCTGATCGGGCACGGCATTGGCCGGTCCATGCATGAGCCCCCGGATGTGCCGAACTTTGGGCGCGCCCATACCGGACCGCTCTTGCGGGAGGGGATGGTCATCACGGTAGAACCGATCCTGACCTCCGGCGACACGGGCGCCGTCCTGTGGGACGATGACGGGTGGACGATCCGTACGGCCGACGGAAGCTTGGGCGGGCATTACGAACATACGATAGCGATAACAAAAGGAGCTCCCGTCATCCTTACTTCTTTGTGAAGAGGACGTGCGATGGCGGGGCTTTTTTCTCAAGATATAACAAGGCATCCGTATCCGATTCGGTACCTCATTACCCTTTACGCCAAGATAAACTAGCATCAAACAGCGGTCTGTCTTCCTTGAATTTACGTCGAGAACGATTGCCTTATATCACTGGCTTCCCGAAGGCCAACAGGTCTCAGGCTAAACTGGAAGGAAGGCGGAATCCAAGGAGCGGACCGCACGCAGGGAGCAAAGGGATTTGTGATGGAGATGTTGGCAGAGATGGATACAAGTGCGGGTATAGTCTCAAGTTCAGTTTCAAGTGCGGATACAAGTCTAGGCACAGATACAAGTAGAGTTACATGCACAAAGCACAGTTTCAGGTACAGATAGAAGTAGAGTCACAAAGCTCAATTATAAATACAGCATAAAGTGTGGTAAGGGTACAGATATGGGTAAAGGTATGGGTAAGTATATAGTTAACGGGGTGGGAGTGCGGGTAGGGGCGAAACTGTAATCTATCGCAGCCGTTAAAATTGTCCTCGTCGAGTCGCCATCAGTAGCAACTAGAATGGGATTGCAGATTAGAATACCTTCTGGATATCACAACAATCTAACCCAAACGGCAGAGATGTCGTTTTTTTTGATTTGTGGCTTTTACTTTTTGTCGCTGATCCTTATTCGATCATTTGCTAAGTGCTGCGGTGATAAGGTCGGGTGATAAGCACATTCGGACAAACCCATGATGTACTTCGAAAGAGACCTGCAAC
This window harbors:
- a CDS encoding GTP pyrophosphokinase family protein, with amino-acid sequence MYQWEIGDDQLRKLEEWKKLPTLYQLALDELKNKIKLIQTEWKILNGYSPIEHIKTRIKEPKSILDKLERKGLEMTVDNMVNKIHDIAGMRIVFSFVKDIYKLLDHLRHRDDLTIIEIKDYIAKPKPNGYQSLHVIVAVPLTLFEGQRWMKVEIQMRTLAMDFWASMEHILFYKYDKQVPPHVVQELTEAAKAADALDKKMHGLRREIMGAAEASLPEPGISRDI
- a CDS encoding zinc ribbon domain-containing protein is translated as MKFLQRIKDGAGKVTDKAQNAVEIGRFNTQINNIEREMGLYFQRMGEVFYEGYRNKDMSLAEKEMMDLAKTCDLLAEERDEIRCKIAELRNERLCSSCGKVVTEEALFCQYCGHKLGKANKPAQVRMEADEEESEAKNERLSDPLALLEEGALFSHLGQEEPARYEEAEPIDPEEEERRLRELERERERQEELDRRIRTWKENVKLTEHVAAAKESLRDEASCQICSATLVKGTKWCPHCGSEQI
- a CDS encoding xanthine phosphoribosyltransferase gives rise to the protein MKLLKDKVMAEGIVLSDQVLKVDSFLNHQMDPVLMKEVGAEFTRRFGDERITKVLTIESSGIAPAIMTSLELGVPMIFARKHKSLTLRDNILVEKVYSFTKKESNEITVSKKFLSSEDRVLIIDDFLANGEAAFGLARIVEQVGASVAGIGIVIEKSFQPGAGLLNKAGYRVESLVRIASLENGAVSFVD
- a CDS encoding nucleobase:cation symporter-2 family protein produces the protein MEREAIFQRNRHPFKTLSLGIQHVLAMYAGAVIVPLIVGNALQLSHEQLTYLIAIDLLACGVATLLQVWGNRIFGIGLPVMLGCAFQAVSPMIAIGLTDGMGVSAIYGAIIASGLFVFLFSGLFGKLIALFPPVVTGSVVTIIGVTLIPVALTDLGGGNPGTNPEFGSPLNLSLGFGVLLFIILMNRFAKGFLRSISVLLGLIAGTIVSALAGGVNLKPLQEASWFHMPQMFYFGAPTFHASAILTMILVAIVSVAESTGVFMALGKIVDKDITSKDLARGYRAEGLAIVLGGLFNSFPYTTYSQNVGLIQMSRVKTRDVIVVAGSLLVLIGFVPKIAALTQLVPASVLGGAMIALFGLVLSSGVRMLGDQVDLNRHENLLIIACSVGMGLGVTVVPEIFQRVPDWLRILVDNGIVAGSFTAIVLNLLFNGFRGHQAKSAPTPGQQPTAADEAASASAL
- a CDS encoding PadR family transcriptional regulator, whose product is MTTYSQMLKGILEGCILALMERKEVYGYELTTLLEQSGLSFVSEGSIYPLLLRMQKEGLICGELRQDGVSGGPPRKYYRLTDEGVQSLRQFRKSWDGLRQSVDHVLTKGAGGHED
- a CDS encoding DUF1129 family protein, whose product is MKINQMAEENNRLRAQMTPENEAYFDNMVVYLRSSRVDQAEAEELLLETAQHMLEAQRHGKTAAEVFGEDPEQYFRELLEHLPKRSLREAISEYAMIPWIALTWMFAVQALFGFIAMGFGNKTGAFNRISLFSVLMLVFASIAVIELVLRVLKRDSVKPVGKGRGFSLKIAAIYGVYLAAVILAAVYLHDKLPVIEAAPWVSLGLFIVGLLGQKFIFMRNNS
- a CDS encoding glycosyltransferase; this translates as MLSGSPKVLIMYASYGEGHYQASKALEASFHRSGITDVELLDLMAEAHPLLNEMTKFVYMQSFKTMPLLYGWVYNATKDLQPDTSLLSVLNSLGMRKLEQAISSIEPDLIIHTFPQLAMPKLLKKTGLKLPLINIVTDFDLHGRWVHPGVDRYYVATEELMQDLVRRGIPAERVLVSGIPLKPDFGRSPNMATEQLCRLDPSRRTILIMAGAFGVMQGIRDICETLLAKDNYQVIAVCGRNKELHRKLDQELGQHPHFHLFGYISEIAQLMQLSHCIVTKPGGITLSEALVSRLPIFVYRPVPGQELNNALYLESKGIAHIANDPGTLIRQIDGLLLNEERLAHVYGEIDLVRRPEAAKTIVSDIIEQWFTPASSLAGSTSISLL
- a CDS encoding serine hydrolase — protein: MQSISSITAPSAKAHTAGLHCTPPAPSKEAASLFRAADEEIIQRFPKMHSFIVARQDAVLTERYYNGFESNDLHDLRSATKSILSLLLGVASYRGDLPQLDEPIAAHLRKYADRTLDPLWEQLTLRHLLTMTSGFHWKTGVKMGEALIHRLHQSRNWTKYIMHLPIEQHKIGTFQYCSVDSHLLSVLLTEWTGLSAAEYAGKYLFGPLGIENVSWSASPEGHSMGHIGLHLTARDMAKIGLLCLQGGVWEHERLLSAEWLTRSMTPLAPESPGYGRYGYHWWTTKANGIPFAYAHGHGGQQINVIPSLDAVVVFTAASDLNRWKNPRPLLEKFIMPALKHS
- the map gene encoding type I methionyl aminopeptidase, whose amino-acid sequence is MKINLKTKEEILKIREAGKILAECHGELASRIRPGMTTLEIDEWVEQYLAGRKATPEQKGYRGYPFATCASVNDVVCHGFPNHRQLQNGDIVTIDIVVNKNGWLADSAWSYRIGEVSVEADRLLTATHKALEKGIAQAVAGNRVGDISAAVQGVAREAGIGIVKPLIGHGIGRSMHEPPDVPNFGRAHTGPLLREGMVITVEPILTSGDTGAVLWDDDGWTIRTADGSLGGHYEHTIAITKGAPVILTSL